The following proteins are encoded in a genomic region of Diabrotica virgifera virgifera chromosome 1, PGI_DIABVI_V3a:
- the LOC126884870 gene encoding uncharacterized protein LOC126884870, whose amino-acid sequence MVNLALQYLRLATQRSNIKLDIWFISRCLHNKVFPTFCRVRTSNNVHPNIRNAMQTKLMKKEICKHSKLNYIDCKLKVTYDSLLETLHYINLNTFLSDVQDKVDRSHSVKFNRVNNKLQHLVNNKIRLDQQKASHNKSFSNFRFHPRIKNLSNVQFSDDELKLLNLGLKHSIPTNLSIRDLESLSIETDTVIQNLSISLTQKTSIRNSCIQTINKFKTKLLSNNNSSISNINSSSTSTSSSSFPNFSFNKSKSLLSTLKSIKNKIKNQHLIFSKADKGNCLVILDQQLYIDKVTSFLNNNNFNLLPVDPSKSFVSKMKNNLKQFTDFFSEYEAPYTKIPSNPLTPRLYGLPKIHKVDIPIRPVVSFINTPVSILSKFILNIIKNFINFTPQFTVLNSRQLVEKLQLVNLNPNIVMLSFDVSNLFTSVPKNESISLVNSLLLNNSVTSTTTSSIINILKICLSQDYFVFNNNFYQQPDGLAMGSCLSPFLADVFMDHLESNHITKNPEILHWFRYVDDILVLISGNSDSAHNLLHKINLIHPKITFTMELESSNSINFLDISITRLDDHFNFGIYRKPTQTDHVIHSTSNHPLSHKLSAFRSFIHRLNSIPLSTPEFNKELNIIKQIAVNNGYDPDIIHKLQQKRELKLLQQSAFSSSSTTTPIYASLPFNNSKLSERVKQIISNSCDNIKISFKVNNTLNKSLTNTKDPIHYMSRSGVYRLSCSDCDATYIGRTYRSLSTRSAEHSKRDTTSAFSHHLKVNKHELKIPDGVQLIHNIQQKNTLRLDLYEDLEIVKDLKKSPNCVNRQTSLNRNFVPIHRQLFS is encoded by the coding sequence ATGGTCAACTTGGCTCTACAATACTTGCGATTAGCCACACAACGGAGCAACATAAAGCTGGACATATGGTTCATATCCAGATGTTTACATAATAAAGTCTTCCCAACATTCTGTAGAGTTAGAACTTCCAATAATGTACATCCCAACATCAGGAACGCTATGCAGACTAAACTCATGAAGAAAGAGATTTGTAAACATAGCAAACTGAACTACATTGACTGTAAGCTAAAGGTAACATATGATTCTCTACTCGAAACTTTACATTATATTAATCTTAATACTTTCTTGTCTGACGTTCAGGATAAGGTAGATCGTTCACATTCAGTTAAATTCAACCGAGTCAATAATAAATTACAACATTTAGTTAACAATAAGATTAGACTTGATCAACAAAAAGCTTCCCATAACAAAAGTTTTTCCAATTTTCGATTCCATCCAAGAATCAAAAATCTCTCAAATGTCCAATTTTCAGATGACgaattaaaactcttaaacctcGGTCTTAAACACTCCATTCCCACCAATCTATCTATTAGAGATCTTGAGAGTCTTTCCATAGAGACCGACACTGTTATTCAAAATCTTTCCATTTCACTTACACAAAAAACATCAATCAGAAACTCTTGCATCCAAACTATCAACAAATTCAAAACTAAACTTCTCTCTAATAacaattcttctatttccaacATCAATTCCTCTTCTACTTCCACGTCATCTTCATCTTTTCCCAATTTTTCATTTAACAAGTCTAAATCCCTTCTATCCACACTcaaatctattaaaaataaaatcaaaaaccaacACCTCATTTTTAGTAAAGCAGATAAGGGTAACTGCCTTGTTATTTTAGACCAACAACTATACATCGACAAAGTCACATCATTCCtaaataacaataattttaatCTTCTCCCTGTTGATCCTTCAAAATCTTttgtttcaaaaatgaaaaacaatcTTAAACAGTTTACTGATTTCTTCTCTGAATATGAAGCACCTTACACCAAAATTCCGTCTAATCCACTCACTCCcaggttatacggtttaccaaagataCACAAGGTTGACATTCCCATTCGTCCCGTTGTCAGTTTCATCAATACTCCAGTCTCTATTTTATCCAAATTCATTcttaacattattaaaaattttattaacttcaccccacagtttactgttttgaattctcgccaattagttgaaaaacttcaacttgtcaatcttaATCCGAATATCGTCATGTtgtcttttgatgttagcaatttattcacttcagtcccaaaaaatgaatcgattagtctggTCAACTCGCTTCTTTTAAATAATTCGGTGACCTCCACTACCACTTCAtctattataaacattctcaaaatctgcctatctcaagattactttgtcttcaacaacaacttttatcaacaaccagatggtttagcaatgggaagttgcttatcccctttcttagctgatgtctttatggatcatttagaatccaatcatatcacaaaaaatccagagatattacattggtttcgttatgtagatgacattttagtcctcatATCTGGTAACTCCGActcagctcacaacttacttcatAAAATCAATCTAATCCATCCTAAAATCAcatttaccatggaactagaatcttctaactccattaacttcTTGGacatatctattaccagactagatgaccacttcaactttggtatctaccgtaaacctaCACAGACTGATCACGTTATCCATTCCACTTCTAACCATCCTCTTTCACATAAACTTTCTGCATTTCGTAGctttatacatagattaaactctattcctctatctacacctgaatttaacaaagaactgaacatcatcaaacaaattgcagttaacaatggttatgacccagacatcatccataaacttcaacagaaaagagaacttaagttacttcaacaatccgctttctcatcatcttccacaactactccaatttatgcctccttaccgtttaataactccaaattatctgaaagagtcaaacaaatcatttctaattcttgtgataacatcaaaatctcatttaaagtcaataacaccctcaataaaagcttaactaacaccaaagaccctatccattacatgagccgtagtggggtatacagactctcttgttcagactgcgatgctacctacattggtagaacttatagatctctttccacccgatcggcagaacacagtaagagagataccacttcagctttttcacaccatttaaagGTCAATAAAcacgaacttaagattcctgatggggtccagttgatacacaacattcaacaaaaaaatacactccgtttagacttatacgaggatttggaaattgtcaaagacctaaagaaaagtcccaattgtgttaaccgacaaacatcccttaaccgcaattttgtccccattcaccgtcaattattttcataa
- the LOC126884858 gene encoding uncharacterized protein LOC126884858 has protein sequence MVNLALQYLRLATQRSNIKLDIWFISRCLHNKVFPTFCRVRTSNNVHPNIRNAMQTKLMKKEICKHYSKLNYIDCKLKVTYDSLLETLHYINLNTFLSDVQDKVDRSHSVKFNRVNNKLQHLVNNKIRLDQQKASHNKSFSNFRFHPRIKNLSNVQFSDDELKLLNLGLKHSIPTNLSIRDLESLSIETDTVIQNLSISLTQKTSIRNSCIQTINKFKTKLLSNNNSSISNINSSSTSTSSSSFPNFSFNKSKSLLSTLKSIKNKIKNQHLIFSKADKGNCLVILDQQLYIDKVTSFLNNNNFNLLPVDPSKSFVSKMKNNLKQFTDFFSEYEAPYTKIPSNPLTPRLYGLPKIHKVDIPIRPVVSFINTPVSILSKFILNIIKNFINFTPQFTVLNSRQLVEKLQLVNLNPNIVMLSFDVSNLFTSVPKNESISLVNSLLLNNSVTSTTTSSIINILKICLSQDYFVFNNNFYQQPDGLAMGSCLSPFLADVFMDHLESNHITKNPEILHWFRYVDDILVLISGNSDSAHNLLHKINLIHPKITFTMELESSNSINFLDISITRLDDHFNFGIYRKPTQTDHVIHSTSNHPLSHKLSAFRSFIHRLNSIPLSTPEFNKELNIIKQIAVNNGYDPDIIHKLQQKRELKLLQQSAFSSSSTTTPIYASLPFNNSKLSERVKQIISNSCDNIKISFKVNNTLNKSLTNTKDPIHYMSRSGVYRLSCSDCDATYIGRTYRSLSTRSAEHSKRDTTSAFSHHLKVNKHELKIPDGVQLIHNIQQKNTLRLDLYEDLEIVKDLKKSPNCVNRQTSLNRNFVPIHRQLFS, from the coding sequence ATGGTCAACTTGGCTCTACAATACTTGCGATTAGCCACACAACGGAGCAACATAAAGCTGGACATATGGTTCATATCCAGATGTTTACATAATAAAGTCTTCCCAACATTCTGTAGAGTTAGAACTTCCAATAATGTACATCCCAACATCAGGAACGCTATGCAGACTAAACTCATGAAGAAAGAGATTTGTAAACATTATAGCAAACTGAACTACATTGACTGTAAGCTAAAGGTAACATATGATTCTCTACTCGAAACTTTACATTATATTAATCTTAATACTTTCTTGTCTGACGTTCAGGATAAGGTAGATCGTTCACATTCAGTTAAATTCAACCGAGTCAATAATAAATTACAACATTTAGTTAACAATAAGATTAGACTTGATCAACAAAAAGCTTCCCATAACAAAAGTTTTTCCAATTTTCGATTCCATCCAAGAATCAAAAATCTCTCAAATGTCCAATTTTCAGATGACgaattaaaactcttaaacctcGGTCTTAAACACTCCATTCCCACCAATCTATCTATTAGAGATCTTGAGAGTCTTTCCATAGAGACCGACACTGTTATTCAAAATCTTTCCATTTCACTTACACAAAAAACATCAATCAGAAACTCTTGCATCCAAACTATCAACAAATTCAAAACTAAACTTCTCTCTAATAacaattcttctatttccaacATCAATTCCTCTTCTACTTCCACGTCATCTTCATCTTTTCCCAATTTTTCATTTAACAAGTCTAAATCCCTTCTATCCACACTcaaatctattaaaaataaaatcaaaaaccaacACCTCATTTTTAGTAAAGCAGATAAGGGTAACTGCCTTGTTATTTTAGACCAACAACTATACATCGACAAAGTCACATCATTCCtaaataacaataattttaatCTTCTCCCTGTTGATCCTTCAAAATCTTttgtttcaaaaatgaaaaacaatcTTAAACAGTTTACTGATTTCTTCTCTGAATATGAAGCACCTTACACCAAAATTCCGTCTAATCCACTCACTCCcaggttatacggtttaccaaagataCACAAGGTTGACATTCCCATTCGTCCCGTTGTCAGTTTCATCAATACTCCAGTCTCTATTTTATCCAAATTCATTcttaacattattaaaaattttattaacttcaccccacagtttactgttttgaattctcgccaattagttgaaaaacttcaacttgtcaatcttaATCCGAATATCGTCATGTtgtcttttgatgttagcaatttattcacttcagtcccaaaaaatgaatcgattagtctggTCAACTCGCTTCTTTTAAATAATTCGGTGACCTCCACTACCACTTCAtctattataaacattctcaaaatctgcctatctcaagattactttgtcttcaacaacaacttttatcaacaaccagatggtttagcaatgggaagttgcttatcccctttcttagctgatgtctttatggatcatttagaatccaatcatatcacaaaaaatccagagatattacattggtttcgttatgtagatgacattttagtcctcatATCTGGTAACTCCGActcagctcacaacttacttcatAAAATCAATCTAATCCATCCTAAAATCAcatttaccatggaactagaatcttctaactccattaacttcTTGGacatatctattaccagactagatgaccacttcaactttggtatctaccgtaaacctaCACAGACTGATCACGTTATCCATTCCACTTCTAACCATCCTCTTTCACATAAACTTTCTGCATTTCGTAGctttatacatagattaaactctattcctctatctacacctgaatttaacaaagaactgaacatcatcaaacaaattgcagttaacaatggttatgacccagacatcatccataaacttcaacagaaaagagaacttaagttacttcaacaatccgctttctcatcatcttccacaactactccaatttatgcctccttaccgtttaataactccaaattatctgaaagagtcaaacaaatcatttctaattcttgtgataacatcaaaatctcatttaaagtcaataacaccctcaataaaagcttaactaacaccaaagaccctatccattacatgagccgtagtggggtatacagactctcttgttcagactgcgatgctacctacattggtagaacttatagatctctttccacccgatcggcagaacacagtaagagagataccacttcagctttttcacaccatttaaagGTCAATAAAcacgaacttaagattcctgatggggtccagttgatacacaacattcaacaaaaaaatacactccgtttagacttatacgaggatttggaaattgtcaaagacctaaagaaaagtcccaattgtgttaaccgacaaacatcccttaaccgcaattttgtccccattcaccgtcaattattttcataa
- the LOC126884875 gene encoding uncharacterized protein LOC126884875, translated as MVNLALQYLRLATQRSNIKLDIWFISRCLHNKVFPTFCRVRTSNNVHPNIRNAMQTKLMKKEICKHYSKLNYIDCKLKVTYDSLLETLHYINLNTFLSDVQDKVDRSHSVKFNRVNNKLQHLVNNKIRLDQQKASHNKSFSNFRFHPRIKNLSNVQFSDDELKLLNLGLKHSIPTNLSIRDLESLSIETDTVIQNLSISLTQKTSIRNSCIQTINKFKTKLLSNNNSSISNINSSSTSTSSSSFPNFSFNKSKSLLSTLKSIKNKIKNQHLIFSKADKGNCLVILDQQLYIDKVTSFLNNNNFNLLPVDPSKSFVSKMKNNLKQFTDFFSEYEAPYTKIPSNPLTPRLYGLPKIHKVDIPIRPVVSFINTPVSILSKFILNIIKNFINFTPQFTVLNSRQLVEKLQLVNLNPNIVMLSFDVSNLFTSVPKNESISLVNSLLLNNSVTSTTTSSIINILKICLSQDYFVFNNNFYQQPDGLAMGSCLSPFLADVFMDHLESNHITKNPEILHWFRYVDDILVLISGNSDSAHNLLHKINLIHPKITFTMELESSNSINFLDISITRLDDHFNFGIYRKPTQTDHVIHSTSNHPLSHKLSAFRSFIHRLNSIPLSTPEFNKELNIIKQIAVNNGYDPDIIHKLQQKRELKLLQQSAFSSSSTTTPIYASLPFNNSKLSERVKQIISNSCDNIKISFKVNNTLNKSLTNTKDPIHYMSRSGVYRLSCSDCDATYIGRTYRSLSTRSAEHSKRDTTSAFSHHLKVNKHELKIPDGVQLIHNIQQKKYTPFRLIRGFGNCQRPKEKSQLC; from the coding sequence ATGGTCAACTTGGCTCTACAATACTTGCGATTAGCCACACAACGGAGCAACATAAAGCTGGACATATGGTTCATATCCAGATGTTTACATAATAAAGTCTTCCCAACATTCTGTAGAGTTAGAACTTCCAATAATGTACATCCCAACATCAGGAACGCTATGCAGACTAAACTCATGAAGAAAGAGATTTGTAAACATTATAGCAAACTGAACTACATTGACTGTAAGCTAAAGGTAACATATGATTCTCTACTCGAAACTTTACATTATATTAATCTTAATACTTTCTTGTCTGACGTTCAGGATAAGGTAGATCGTTCACATTCAGTTAAATTCAACCGAGTCAATAATAAATTACAACATTTAGTTAACAATAAGATTAGACTTGATCAACAAAAAGCTTCCCATAACAAAAGTTTTTCCAATTTTCGATTCCATCCAAGAATCAAAAATCTCTCAAATGTCCAATTTTCAGATGACgaattaaaactcttaaacctcGGTCTTAAACACTCCATTCCCACCAATCTATCTATTAGAGATCTTGAGAGTCTTTCCATAGAGACCGACACTGTTATTCAAAATCTTTCCATTTCACTTACACAAAAAACATCAATCAGAAACTCTTGCATCCAAACTATCAACAAATTCAAAACTAAACTTCTCTCTAATAacaattcttctatttccaacATCAATTCCTCTTCTACTTCCACGTCATCTTCATCTTTTCCCAATTTTTCATTTAACAAGTCTAAATCCCTTCTATCCACACTcaaatctattaaaaataaaatcaaaaaccaacACCTCATTTTTAGTAAAGCAGATAAGGGTAACTGCCTTGTTATTTTAGACCAACAACTATACATCGACAAAGTCACATCATTCCtaaataacaataattttaatCTTCTCCCTGTTGATCCTTCAAAATCTTttgtttcaaaaatgaaaaacaatcTTAAACAGTTTACTGATTTCTTCTCTGAATATGAAGCACCTTACACCAAAATTCCGTCTAATCCACTCACTCCcaggttatacggtttaccaaagataCACAAGGTTGACATTCCCATTCGTCCCGTTGTCAGTTTCATCAATACTCCAGTCTCTATTTTATCCAAATTCATTcttaacattattaaaaattttattaacttcaccccacagtttactgttttgaattctcgccaattagttgaaaaacttcaacttgtcaatcttaATCCGAATATCGTCATGTtgtcttttgatgttagcaatttattcacttcagtcccaaaaaatgaatcgattagtctggTCAACTCGCTTCTTTTAAATAATTCGGTGACCTCCACTACCACTTCAtctattataaacattctcaaaatctgcctatctcaagattactttgtcttcaacaacaacttttatcaacaaccagatggtttagcaatgggaagttgcttatcccctttcttagctgatgtctttatggatcatttagaatccaatcatatcacaaaaaatccagagatattacattggtttcgttatgtagatgacattttagtcctcatATCTGGTAACTCCGActcagctcacaacttacttcatAAAATCAATCTAATCCATCCTAAAATCAcatttaccatggaactagaatcttctaactccattaacttcTTGGacatatctattaccagactagatgaccacttcaactttggtatctaccgtaaacctaCACAGACTGATCACGTTATCCATTCCACTTCTAACCATCCTCTTTCACATAAACTTTCTGCATTTCGTAGctttatacatagattaaactctattcctctatctacacctgaatttaacaaagaactgaacatcatcaaacaaattgcagttaacaatggttatgacccagacatcatccataaacttcaacagaaaagagaacttaagttacttcaacaatccgctttctcatcatcttccacaactactccaatttatgcctccttaccgtttaataactccaaattatctgaaagagtcaaacaaatcatttctaattcttgtgataacatcaaaatctcatttaaagtcaataacaccctcaataaaagcttaactaacaccaaagaccctatccattacatgagccgtagtggggtatacagactctcttgttcagactgcgatgctacctacattggtagaacttatagatctctttccacccgatcggcagaacacagtaagagagataccacttcagctttttcacaccatttaaagGTCAATAAAcacgaacttaagattcctgatggggtccagttgatacacaacattcaacaaaaaaaatacactccgtttagacttatacgaggatttggaaattgtcaaagacctaaagaaaagtcccaattgtgttaa